The window TAAAAACAAGATCAAAATTTCAGACCTGGGCTCTCATCAATCTGGTTTGCCTGATATCGATTTTGTGAAATTAATAGCGTTAAATCCACAACAGCCTGTAAGTAATGTAACTGAAGAAACATTGACCACTATCATCAATAACTGTACAGAACTAAAAGATTATGGTAAATTTCGTTATTCTACAATTGGCTATACTTTGCTTGGACAAATATTAGAAACAATATATGGCAAGAGTTATGATCAAATTATTAGAGAGAAAATATTCCAACCGTTAAAAATGACAAGTACATTGACCAAAGATTTCAATGTAAAAAACATAACGACAGCTCACAATCCAGAAGGTGGCATTCAGGAATTCTTCAACTGGAATGTTACCGCACCTGCCGGATTGGTAAAATCTAACGCTGTTGATATGGTTACCTATTTAAAAGCAGTTTTGAATGAAGAAACTGCAGTAGGTAAAGCATCCATCATTGCAGAAAAAATCTACTATAAAGATGACAAAAGAGAAATGGGATTTGGTTTTAATATGATA is drawn from Pedobacter sp. HDW13 and contains these coding sequences:
- a CDS encoding serine hydrolase, which codes for MKTSLKLLATLLFISNFSFGQDISKKIDSIIKDNYQKNPNVGISVGFIQNEEAYYTAYGNLNATSQTKIDKHSIFEIASITKILTSNLIAQAVVEHKIKTDDFIDGFLPKGYVLHQNLKNKIKISDLGSHQSGLPDIDFVKLIALNPQQPVSNVTEETLTTIINNCTELKDYGKFRYSTIGYTLLGQILETIYGKSYDQIIREKIFQPLKMTSTLTKDFNVKNITTAHNPEGGIQEFFNWNVTAPAGLVKSNAVDMVTYLKAVLNEETAVGKASIIAEKIYYKDDKREMGFGFNMIVDDQNTVYLKSGDSMGQSSIIFYNRAKNWGVIILLDQRNSKMRQDLLDKIYNTVLK